A region of Prosthecodimorpha staleyi DNA encodes the following proteins:
- a CDS encoding RtcB family protein, translating into MSITGHQLIEWGFAPGIWFKDALPVANRLAAEGADETAIRAAVAGMAPPATVPLKAAGAVAYHLNIEAEHPHEVDNIAAVERHMAALMRLPTAVAGAIMPDACPAGAALGTIPVGGIVATENAIHPGMHSADICCSVAISVLGDVDPRRVLDLGMVLSHFGPGGRAPDRRIAPPDEVIARFDGNPFLSGLQQPAAEHFGTQGDGNHFFFVGRLKSTGAVAMVTHHGSRKPGAMVYKRGMTVAERWRQTLSPETPEHNAWIPAETHEGRYYWEALQTIRAWTKANHWAIHDLVADALQVTPEDRFWNEHNFVFQRTDGRYYHAKGATPAWADFAADSSGLTLIPLNMAEPVLITRGRDAAHGIGFCPHGAGRNFGRREHMRRNAHRAEADILAEETKGIDARFYAGIPDLSELPSAYKDAKAVRRQIERFGLAEVVDEVVPYGSIMAGDWERPHRESRIAAKAARREGDAAAG; encoded by the coding sequence ATGAGCATTACCGGACATCAATTGATCGAATGGGGCTTCGCGCCGGGCATCTGGTTCAAGGATGCGCTGCCGGTGGCCAATCGGCTTGCGGCCGAGGGCGCCGACGAGACGGCGATCCGGGCCGCCGTCGCCGGAATGGCGCCGCCCGCGACCGTGCCGCTCAAGGCGGCCGGTGCGGTCGCCTACCACCTGAACATCGAAGCCGAACATCCCCACGAGGTCGACAACATCGCGGCCGTCGAGCGCCACATGGCGGCGCTGATGCGCCTGCCGACGGCGGTTGCCGGCGCGATCATGCCGGATGCCTGTCCGGCCGGTGCCGCGCTCGGCACGATTCCCGTCGGCGGCATCGTGGCGACCGAGAACGCCATCCATCCGGGCATGCACTCGGCCGACATCTGCTGCTCGGTGGCGATCTCCGTGCTGGGCGATGTCGATCCCAGGCGCGTGCTCGATCTCGGCATGGTGCTGTCGCATTTCGGACCCGGCGGCCGCGCGCCCGACCGGCGCATCGCGCCGCCGGACGAGGTGATCGCGCGCTTCGACGGCAATCCGTTCCTGTCCGGCCTGCAGCAGCCGGCCGCGGAGCATTTCGGCACCCAGGGCGACGGCAACCATTTCTTCTTCGTCGGTCGGCTGAAGTCGACCGGCGCGGTCGCGATGGTCACCCATCACGGGTCGCGCAAGCCCGGCGCCATGGTCTACAAGCGCGGCATGACGGTCGCCGAGCGCTGGCGCCAGACGCTGTCGCCGGAGACGCCCGAGCACAATGCCTGGATCCCGGCGGAGACCCACGAGGGCCGCTACTACTGGGAGGCCCTGCAGACGATCCGCGCCTGGACCAAGGCCAACCATTGGGCGATCCACGACCTCGTGGCGGACGCGCTTCAGGTCACGCCCGAGGACCGCTTCTGGAACGAGCATAATTTCGTCTTCCAGCGCACGGACGGCCGCTACTACCACGCCAAGGGGGCGACCCCGGCCTGGGCCGATTTCGCGGCGGATTCGAGCGGGCTGACGCTCATTCCGCTGAACATGGCCGAGCCGGTGCTGATCACCCGCGGCCGCGACGCGGCCCACGGGATCGGCTTCTGCCCGCACGGCGCCGGCCGCAATTTCGGCCGGCGCGAGCATATGCGCCGTAACGCCCATCGCGCCGAGGCCGATATCCTGGCGGAGGAGACGAAGGGCATCGACGCCCGCTTCTACGCCGGCATCCCGGATCTGTCGGAACTGCCGAGCGCCTACAAGGACGCCAAGGCGGTACGCCGCCAGATCGAGCGCTTCGGTCTCGCCGAGGTGGTCGATGAGGTCGTGCCCTACGGCTCGATCATGGCCGGCGACTGGGAGCGGCCGCATCGCGAGAGCCGGATCGCCGCCAAGGCGGCGCGCCGCGAGGGCGATGCGGCAGCCGGATGA
- a CDS encoding cupin domain-containing protein, with product MTNLLDALPTVPLADEIFTQILTREGVRIERIVSTGQSTPAEAPWDQDHDEWVLLLAGSACLRLDGEADRVLRPGDHVLIPARRRHWVLWTDPAGPTVWLAVHWPPKPD from the coding sequence ATGACCAATCTTCTCGACGCCCTTCCGACCGTGCCGCTCGCCGACGAGATCTTCACCCAGATCTTGACCCGGGAGGGCGTGCGCATCGAGCGGATCGTCTCGACCGGACAGTCGACCCCGGCGGAGGCGCCCTGGGACCAGGACCATGACGAATGGGTCCTGCTGCTGGCCGGCTCGGCCTGTCTCCGTCTCGACGGCGAGGCCGACCGGGTGCTGCGGCCGGGCGACCATGTGCTGATCCCGGCGCGGCGCCGCCACTGGGTGCTGTGGACCGATCCGGCCGGGCCGACCGTGTGGCTTGCGGTGCATTGGCCGCCGAAGCCGGACTGA
- a CDS encoding DNA-3-methyladenine glycosylase, translating into MEWRSFFERDAATVAHGLIGARLTFAGAGGRIVETEAYERTDPASHSFSGPTARNAVMFGPPGRVYVYRSYGIHWCLNLVTGPDGHGAAVLIRAIEPLDGLDAMAARRGLADPRLLAAGPGRLCQALGITIAENGLDVASLPFGLALSDETVPVRTGPRIGISRAIERPWRFGLEGSRYLSRPFR; encoded by the coding sequence ATGGAGTGGCGCAGCTTCTTCGAGCGCGACGCGGCGACGGTGGCGCACGGACTGATCGGCGCCCGCCTGACCTTCGCCGGCGCCGGCGGCCGCATCGTCGAAACCGAAGCCTATGAGCGCACCGACCCGGCCTCGCACAGCTTTTCCGGCCCAACGGCGCGCAATGCCGTGATGTTCGGCCCGCCGGGACGGGTCTATGTCTATCGCTCCTACGGCATCCACTGGTGCCTGAACCTGGTCACCGGCCCGGACGGCCACGGCGCGGCGGTTCTGATCCGGGCGATCGAGCCGCTCGACGGCCTCGACGCCATGGCGGCCCGGCGCGGCCTCGCCGATCCGCGCCTGCTGGCCGCCGGCCCGGGCCGGCTCTGCCAGGCGCTCGGCATCACGATCGCCGAAAACGGGCTCGACGTCGCCAGCCTCCCTTTCGGACTGGCGCTATCCGATGAGACCGTGCCGGTCCGGACCGGGCCGCGCATCGGCATCAGCCGGGCGATCGAGCGGCCCTGGCGCTTCGGCCTGGAGGGGTCGCGCTATCTCAGCCGGCCGTTCCGATAG
- a CDS encoding VOC family protein has product MRMIFVNLPVKDLNASKAFFQALGFTFNPQFTNDEAACMVIAENHVYAMLLTEPRFRDFITGEIADAERVKEVLNALSCASREEVTDLKARALAAGGREWKPDMDHGFMVGASFQDLDGHVWELIWMDPAHIQ; this is encoded by the coding sequence ATGCGCATGATCTTCGTCAACCTGCCGGTGAAGGACCTGAACGCCTCGAAGGCGTTCTTCCAGGCGCTCGGCTTCACCTTCAATCCGCAGTTCACCAACGACGAGGCGGCCTGCATGGTGATCGCGGAGAACCATGTCTACGCGATGCTTCTGACAGAGCCGCGGTTCCGCGACTTCATCACGGGCGAGATCGCGGATGCCGAACGCGTCAAGGAGGTGCTGAACGCACTCTCCTGTGCGAGCCGGGAGGAGGTCACCGACCTGAAGGCCCGCGCGCTGGCCGCCGGCGGGCGGGAATGGAAGCCCGACATGGACCACGGTTTCATGGTCGGGGCGAGCTTCCAGGACCTGGACGGGCATGTCTGGGAATTGATCTGGATGGACCCGGCCCATATCCAGTGA
- a CDS encoding LysE family translocator, which produces MTLELYLAFVAATVVLILIPGPNVALIVANALAYGWRYGLVTVAGTSSAMVLQLALTVAGMTALVAAMAGLFDVLRWAGAAYLVYLGIRAWRAPPADLARTRAEPKSVRAIWLRGFLVSMTNPKTLIFYGAFLPQFVAEGADPGGQLVLLAATFLVLAVVLDGVWALLADRFRAVLALKGRLTNRITGILLVGAGAGLALARRS; this is translated from the coding sequence GTGACCCTGGAGCTCTACCTCGCCTTCGTCGCCGCCACGGTCGTGCTGATCCTGATTCCGGGCCCGAACGTGGCGCTGATCGTCGCCAATGCGCTGGCCTATGGCTGGCGCTACGGGCTCGTCACGGTCGCCGGCACGTCGTCCGCCATGGTGCTGCAACTCGCGCTCACGGTCGCCGGCATGACCGCCCTGGTTGCCGCCATGGCCGGGCTGTTCGACGTCCTGCGCTGGGCCGGGGCCGCCTATCTAGTCTATCTCGGCATCCGCGCCTGGCGGGCGCCGCCGGCCGATCTCGCGCGGACGCGCGCCGAGCCGAAATCCGTGCGCGCCATCTGGCTGCGCGGGTTCCTGGTCTCGATGACCAATCCCAAGACGCTGATCTTCTACGGCGCCTTCCTGCCCCAGTTCGTCGCTGAGGGCGCCGATCCGGGCGGCCAGCTCGTGCTGCTCGCCGCGACCTTCCTGGTGCTGGCCGTGGTGCTCGACGGCGTTTGGGCGCTCCTCGCCGACCGCTTCCGCGCCGTGCTCGCGCTCAAGGGGCGCCTGACCAACCGCATCACCGGCATCCTGCTGGTCGGTGCGGGGGCCGGTCTGGCCCTCGCCCGGCGCAGCTGA